A DNA window from Flavisolibacter ginsenosidimutans contains the following coding sequences:
- a CDS encoding aldose epimerase family protein, translated as MTNVAPVNASCRTKISQTSLYFSGRNYFDKMLTPDAKNFERLINGKQTSLTFIRNGKGLEASISNYGARIITLLFDGINVTPAYDSLEPYTSTTLAPYHGATVGRYANRIAKGKFVLNGMEYLLPVNNAPNHLHGGTKGFHQQVWDVAEIKTYEVTFVYFSQDGEEGYPGNVNVIVTYHLSEENELIISYSAETNAPTPFNITNHCFFNLNGEGSILNHRLQLNADRFTPVDRTLIPTGEAKNVEGTAFDFRETKRLGKDIDRNEEQIKIGGGYDHNFVLNKGESELSFAAKATGDKSGIVMDVFTTEPGLQLFSGNFEAVKGDPSTFRNTFCLETQHFPDSPNQPSFPNTILKPGEKFTSKTVYRFSKQ; from the coding sequence ATGACAAATGTAGCACCGGTTAACGCCTCTTGCCGCACTAAAATCAGCCAAACTTCGTTGTACTTTTCCGGCCGCAATTATTTTGACAAGATGCTAACACCTGACGCAAAAAATTTTGAACGACTCATCAACGGTAAACAAACGTCTTTGACTTTTATTCGCAACGGCAAAGGCCTAGAAGCAAGCATCAGCAATTACGGCGCAAGAATTATTACGCTCCTGTTTGACGGCATCAACGTAACGCCGGCCTATGATTCGCTTGAGCCTTATACTTCTACAACGCTTGCACCTTATCACGGCGCCACCGTTGGCCGTTATGCCAACCGCATTGCAAAAGGAAAATTTGTGTTGAACGGAATGGAATATTTGCTGCCGGTCAACAATGCGCCCAATCATTTGCACGGCGGAACAAAGGGTTTTCACCAACAGGTTTGGGACGTTGCAGAGATAAAAACCTACGAAGTCACCTTCGTTTATTTTTCCCAAGACGGCGAAGAAGGTTATCCCGGAAACGTGAACGTTATTGTTACGTATCATTTGTCGGAAGAAAACGAATTGATCATTTCTTATTCTGCAGAAACAAATGCGCCGACACCGTTCAACATCACCAATCATTGTTTCTTTAATTTAAACGGCGAAGGCAGTATTTTGAATCATCGCCTGCAACTGAACGCTGATCGTTTTACGCCGGTTGACAGGACATTGATTCCAACCGGCGAAGCCAAAAATGTAGAGGGAACTGCCTTTGATTTTCGCGAAACAAAAAGACTTGGAAAAGACATTGACAGGAACGAAGAACAAATTAAGATTGGCGGCGGCTACGATCACAATTTTGTATTAAACAAGGGCGAGTCAGAATTGTCCTTTGCCGCAAAAGCCACTGGCGATAAAAGCGGAATTGTGATGGATGTTTTTACAACTGAGCCGGGCCTTCAGCTTTTCTCTGGCAACTTTGAAGCGGTGAAAGGCGACCCTTCTACTTTCAGAAATACCTTTTGTTTGGAAACACAACATTTTCCCGATTCGCCCAATCAACCTTCTTTCCCGAACACAATTCTAAAACCCGGAGAAAAGTTTACGTCAAAAACGGTGTACCGGTTTTCAAAACAATGA
- a CDS encoding polyprenol monophosphomannose synthase produces MEKLVIIPTYNEKENVEAILQAVYDLQQNFHVLVIDDGSPDGTAEIVRGLQPRFNNTVFLEERTGKQGLGTAYIFGFKWATKRGYRFIFEMDADFSHNPKDLPRLYNACKAEGADVAIGSRYVSGGGVYNWPKNRIALSKGGSLYTRMILWTPVRDQTAGFVCYKKEVLETINLDEIHFVGYAFQIEMKFAAWKLGFKLKEVPIQFTDRQYGESKMNHGIIKEGILGVLKLRWYSFFTNYRRRVKSKAKPVGKTV; encoded by the coding sequence CATCCTGCAAGCGGTTTATGATTTGCAACAAAACTTCCACGTGCTGGTGATTGACGACGGTTCGCCGGACGGCACGGCAGAAATTGTGCGCGGTCTTCAGCCGCGTTTCAACAACACCGTTTTTTTAGAAGAACGCACCGGCAAGCAAGGGCTTGGCACGGCTTATATTTTTGGCTTTAAATGGGCAACGAAGAGGGGCTACCGTTTTATTTTTGAAATGGATGCCGATTTCTCGCACAACCCCAAAGATTTACCGCGTTTGTACAATGCCTGTAAAGCCGAAGGCGCTGACGTTGCCATCGGTTCGCGGTACGTGAGTGGCGGTGGCGTGTACAACTGGCCGAAGAACCGCATTGCTTTATCGAAAGGAGGTTCGCTCTACACACGCATGATTTTATGGACGCCGGTTCGCGACCAAACGGCCGGTTTTGTTTGCTATAAAAAAGAAGTTCTTGAAACCATCAATCTCGACGAAATTCATTTCGTCGGTTATGCCTTCCAAATTGAAATGAAATTTGCCGCGTGGAAACTGGGTTTCAAACTAAAAGAAGTGCCCATTCAATTTACCGACCGGCAATACGGCGAATCAAAAATGAATCACGGCATCATTAAAGAAGGCATTCTTGGCGTACTGAAACTTCGTTGGTATAGCTTCTTTACCAACTACCGCCGCCGCGTAAAAAGCAAAGCAAAGCCGGTGGGAAAAACGGTCTGA